The sequence below is a genomic window from Phoenix dactylifera cultivar Barhee BC4 chromosome 8, palm_55x_up_171113_PBpolish2nd_filt_p, whole genome shotgun sequence.
GAGTGAATTTGGAAGCAACAGCAAGGTATTGAGACTTTATAAAGAAATTAGGGAGTGACAATGTGTAAGAGTACTTGTATGTATGATGCATTTGATAATCTCACAAACAACATGACACATGGACTAAAAAAATGATCAAATAACAAGCATTTTGACTTTGAATTCAGTCTTTTCTATATATGGGAGTAGGTGGAAAAAAGAGAGCTTTGGCATGCTAACATAAAGATTATGATTACTGATATAATACATGAAGTCTCCTTCTGAACTTGGGACATGTATGGAAATGTTTGCTCCTATATTAACAAGCAGTGATATGGCTACACTCTTTAAGATATACTCGAGGTTTCACAGGAAAGTGCTATATGAAGGATTCAATAATGTTGGAAACAGCCCCGTATCATGATACAACAAATAATAAAACAGCTAAAGTGGAGCAGCTTTAGTGATAAGAGGAGCTAAAGGTGGTGGATGCCCTACAAGACAATGTGGTCAGGGATGTATACGTAAACAATGAACTCATAATGGAAACATACTGAAAAAGAGAACAATCTAAGTCGTCATGGTTCTTGCAACAAGTCCTATGGCCTCTAGTCCTAGGACTTGTTGATTAGCACTAGCTTTGACGATAGATTGAAGAAGCAAGGTTTTTGTAGCAACCTGTGCCACCTGCTGCAAAAGACGATTCAATAAGGTACCGGTACAGTACAAGGCTTTGTTACAGTATTGTACGGAAACATGTACAGCTACTGTCTTGCCTCTAGTACCTTACCAGGTGTCCACATGGGGGCTTATCATGCACGGAAGCTACCAATATGTGGTCCAATAATATATTCAAAATTCCAAGCAATAAGTCAGCATTTAACTAGTGCTGCATTAACATCTTCCTCTAACCATCTGCAAGTTTGAGACTCTTGGTTATTGACACAGGTGCTCAAAACAAGTAAATGGAGCATATGTTCTTACCATATATTCCTCTACCTAATTTGCAAATAACCTCAGCAAAATCATCCACTAGTGTTGCCAAAATAGGATTTGTTCCCTACACAAGTGTGTGCCAATTCCAGGAAACAAGTCAGCTTCCAGTCGATGATACATAAGCAACTTCCTCTAACAATTTCCAAGTTCAAGTCCCTTGTTTATCATCACAGGTGCTTCAAACAGTTAAGTGGAGAAATTGTCTTTATTGCTTGTCTTACCAGATTTACCAATAACCTTAACAAGTTCGTCCCTTAAGGTTGCCAAATTGAGATTGCTCAACCTCTTTTCAGTTTGCATTTCCATTTTTCTTACTTATACCCAAACTACCTATGACCTTATTGTTGCAAGCAAAGCAACAAGAACATTAAATTATAGAATTACCTAATTTCCAACTCATTATGTCCTTTAGGATTTACAACAAGAAGATAGATAGTAAGTAGGCTTACATTACACAAAACACGAATTCAGATGACTTGCTTAAAATGAATCTATTTCTTCATGTTTAATGGTAACATGGGTTTAAGCATTCTTCTTTGCAATTTAAAATGGATGATCCCGAACTTGTcctttagatctaaaattttctGAAAGAAATGTGACTTAGGAGTGAACAGCTACAAAACAAGAATGACAAAGTGCTCCATTTGATTTTGCTCATTCAGACACGAGGATCCTTCTTGATTTCCAAAGCCATCAGGCTTCTTGCATTCTATAGTTTTTATTTATCTTCTTTTCTATGACCTGGCTATATATAACaaaaagaataattatttttatctaaATTCTTTCATGCAGAGAGCAGAACTCAATTTAATCCAGCAATTAGATTCTGACATTTGTGATGCATCTAAACATTCTTATAAGTTTCAGGATTTGTTCAGAATGCTATAATAAGATCTCTTAGATCTATTATCATAATGGCATAATTTAGCATAAACATTGTAAAATCCTTAACATAACATTGACTCTTGATAATCAAAGACAAAACCTATATCTTTTTAGCATCATGGCTTTCCAGAATGTTACCTTATAACAAAATGCTTTTCTCTGTTTTGAAAGTTTTGGTGCCTTCTGAAGTGTTATTTCCACAAACTTCATTATTCTCACTTCCTAATATGGTGTTCTAGCATGTGCTCTTTTCATTGCTTCAACCATCGAGTTAATAAAATGATCAATAGGTTTATGAGATTGTAATCTTTGGTTATTAGCACACATAAGGGTGACATTTTTACTATAGTTAGCAACATGAGGAGAGATTTTCAAGTGCAGAAACACCATGCCAAGGTAATCCTTTAAATTCAATTGAGGAAAATCAATCCACAGAATATCCTTTAAAGTATAAGCCTACAGCAGTCAATTATGTTTCTGTGCCAATTCTAGTCATTTCAGAATATGTTTCCAcaataaaattcaaaagctagaagtttctgagatgaaagaaaattaCATGTTGTTGGAATTGGACTGTAAATTGAGAATATGATGATGTTCTGCTGACCAATTTTGAAATGTAGGACCTAATTCTATAGAAAGATGTATAAGATGCTAGAAAGCAAGAATTATGGACTTCATTTTTTTGATTGGAAAGCTATATGATAGTTATAAGGgatgaaaatagaaaagaaaaaccacaGGAGGAACTGAGAATATAGACAGTAGGAGAAAGCTTGTGGGAAATAGAATAAAACAACTAGTAATGCCCAACCATCTTTATGTCAAAGTGCCAGGCTAGGCTTTTTGGAGACATTCATAGAATGGAATCACTATATGAAAGAAGATGAAGCTCCATTTTGTTTTTATTGACTCCTAAGGGCACCATTTTACTAAAATACTACTACATAATGAGTAAGCACATCATATCACAaaatttaataaacaaaggtgTACAAGACAACTGTCTTTAGTCAAGTATGTTGAGACTCCTGTCACATAATACAAAGTAGCCAACCACTAACTTCTAAAATTGGAATCTAGTTGGTAGGActcttgaaaagaaaaatactggaAAATCACTGCAAAACTTCATATCCTGTTAGCCTACTAGCGTTGGCCAATTGTTCCCATATtagcaaaattaaaaaaagaagatggtAATTCTAGGTTCCCTAGGAGTCctataaaagaaattaaaggaAAAGGGAAAGATGAGAGCGGCTGACATAATCAAAGAAGACCTTTGGGTGGTCGAACATTAACTGGCCCCTTTCATCTTCTTCACACATAACTTCACGTTGTCCCTATCCTTACTCATGAATCTtcattttgtcttcttttgtgccGCTAACACCACTCTACAAGAGGTTCTAGGTTTGATTATTGGGTGGTGCATCCCAAGTATTTTGACCTGGATAATTATAGTTACATGTGGATCaaactccctttctctctcataaaaaaggaaaggaaaggataGCAGATTATCTGAAATCATGAATACGAACAATATTGAAGTTATCATGGGATGGACCACTCCTCTGGACTTATCAAGATTTAAACATCATAATTTCCACTAGAGCATATATTTGCCTTCCATGGGGCATATATTTTCCAATCACAAAGCtcaagagggggagggaggaagcTTAATTAGACATTAAACTTTTATTCCTCAAATATCAATCCAAAGTTTTAAAAGGTGGCTATGGCATGCAGACAGTCAAGTCACTGTACAGCACATATGCAGCATGCGGAGTGCATATATGGTACATATATAgttcatatttttaaaataaataatatatataactaTATACTTTAATggttaaagaaaagaaataaatcaatagattcaaaaattattatataCACACTAATTCATGCCTAACTTTTATTCGTCAAATATTAATCTAAAATCTTAAAAGGCCTTCGCGGTATGCAGGCGATGAGTTCACAGCATACCACATATGTGGCATGCAGAGGCATATATGGGTATGTATACAGTTCAtagttttaaatattttcaaataaataacacataaaattatatacataaatgtttaaagaaaagaaataaatcagtaaattcaaaaaatatatatattttaatacacACTAATTCATGCTTATTTAAGTGGGTCATATATGCAgttcataattttattaaaatacataaatatataaattgttaaaaatagaaacaaatagaaaaattcagAATAAATAAGAATTAAGTATGCATATTCAAACTTGATTTGAGACTTTTAAGTACATATTCTTAGTTCTAACATGACGTGTTAACCTAATAAAATGAAAATATCATCCTATGAACAATAGATCATGCTCAATGCAGCAAAGAGTAAACTATAAATTGCATCAAAACATTGTTAGAAGCCTCCAATAAAGTTTAAAAGTTTCACTTTTTCTCCAAAGAAAAAGTTTGGACTTTGAAGTACAcattttataaaagaagtggcaaAAACATATAGTACTTAAGGTATGCAGGTGCATATGTGCCCACCTAGGCATATCGGCCTGCTTGTGTGGCCCAGCACATAAAGGGACCGCATATGGCCTGCGCGGCATGGTCCAGGGGCCGCCTCTGCACATGCAGCTGCATAGACTGCTTTTTAGAATAGTGGATGAATCAGATTACAAATGAAGATctaaagaaaagaatgaaaataaaagacCAGATTCTTCCTAGAAAAAAGTTTAGAAAACCGCAAAGGGACTATGAAAGCAAAGATTTCATGGCATATCAGGTGGCTTGCTCAATTTGTTATGACTCCGATCTGATGAATCCAATTTTACTAGCAGATTAGAATACTATTACCCATCATTAGTTTATTCATATCATCAGGCAACCATCGAATCCAGCATTACCCCACTTACTTCACCTTCAATGACAAACAATATAGGGAATCAAAGTCATTGTTCAACTTAAGAGGTTTGGCACATGTACAGCACCATTTCCATTGCAAGCAGAAGGCTACAGGCAACAGTTACAAACAAAGAACTGCTGTTATGTCATTTTTTCCTAATAATGAAAACCTTGATTTTGGTGAAATATAATTAATACTACTTTATAACAACAAACCCTTGAGAGCAGCACAAACATATGAAGAACTTACAGCTGCCATATAAAAAAGCACTACGAAGTACGAaccttttttttcctcaaaaaaaaatatttcagagCTCAAAATTCTGAATGCAATTAACTATCAAATTAGTCTCATAAAAACCGAAAGAGATATATATCAGGCATATCAAAaacaaaattgaaaaaataaattctaTTAGCAAGCTGCTCGAATAAGTAGAACACAAACAAAAGTGATATAAAACAAGAAATGCTCTGCAAACATATGCATTATTACTGCAAGTTGCATAACAGCATATCGTTAAGGCcaattatattcagatagtcaactGACACTCTTTTTTATCCAAATTATATTCACATCCCTTCTGATTTCTAGTCAAATTTTACATTGTGGGTTTGCGTTCGAAACCTTGGCCGGGATCTTCATTGGAGGGGAAGGCGTTGAGTGCGGTGACGGCAGCTGCGGGAGGCCCGACCCGGCACCTCTTCTCGACCATCTCGTTGACGGCGTTTGGGTCTCCCGAGAAGAGGGCCTCGACGGAGCCGTCCCTCCGGTTGCGGACCCAGCCGTTGAGGCCGAGCTCCCGGGCGTTCTGGACCGTCCAGTCGCGGAAGAACACTCCCTGGACCCGGCCCTTGATCACGACCTTCACCTGGAGCAACGATAACGAAGAGAGAATTTAAGTGGATAGAAAACAGATCAACATATGGGACTAAAAATAAACTAAACATGGAAGgaaagaggagggagaggagcgGACGGTTTTTTTGGTTGAGGGAGGCATCGGCGGCGTTGCGGCGGCGGCGAAAGTGTTCATAGCGAGGTTCTGAGAGGCTCTGTTTCTCCCGAGAGTAATATGGGGGTGGAGGGATCGGGAGAAGAAACTGGCGGCCCGTGGGAACGGTCCGTTCGAGAGTGAGATCGGCATCAGCACTGTTCCTTTTCCCTGCGTCTTGCGTGGGATGCACGCAGATGGAGGCATCCATCGTTATATGCAGGTGTGAGTTGGAAATGGGCCGGGTCAGCCTTAGGTCCATTGGGTCCGGTCGGCTTCGAGAAAGAGATCGGCTCAAGTCTGCCTCGGGTTATACATCCCTATTAAAGTCTAGGCCCAGCCTAAACCCAGCTCAAGCCCGATTAAGCCCAGACGGCCACCATCCATGCCCCGAACGCTTTTTAACCCTGCGCCCTCCCACCCGTACTCTCACACctctctctcgcgcgcgcgCGATCTTCTTCACTCCTTGGGCCCTATACTTATcctttcctccctcctctccctcttctctttcCATTTCTTCTCAAGCACAAACTAAGAGATGGTTTGACGGCACAAGTGGAAGGACAAGCCGCAGATGTTACGGTGGCGAAGGAAGAGGTTCGGACGGAAATTAGGGCTTGGTATTGCGGATTTTGCATGGCATTTGGGCCAGGCACAGTCGGGCTTAGTAGGGTCTAAGCATCGTGCTTATCGGATCAAGATCAGTAAGCCTTTAGTCTGGGCTTGGTTCAGGGTTTAGTCGAGCTCTATTTTTGGGCCTAGGCCCGACTCGAACCGTATATTTTGGCTGGGCTTGAGATTGGGAGAAACCCAACTAGACTCCCTCGAGTTCTAAGTCTAGCTTGGATATGTGAAAATATGAGATTAATTTGAGTAGGATTTAAACTATGATTCGATTAACCTTAGTTGTAGCTCATCATAATTGCTTAACTTTTAGTTGAGACGGACTTAATATTAGAGCCCAATGCAATTCTTTTAAGTATattaattaaaagaaaagttATATTACCAATATATGTTGTTTATACCCTAAATATATTCTATTATATTAACACTACTAGGGTTCCAAGAATAAGTTCCCAatcctaaaaacaaaaaaataaagggatagaaagaatgaaaagtgcaatttgacttctaatactTTTCTGACAAAATCTTATCTCATTTATCTTCACGTTCATTCCCTCTTCCTATATTATTAAAGAATTGATACTAGCAAACTCCTTCAACCCATCAATGGCAACCAACAACTAGGACTTGATGAGCACTGTCATAATCTGTAGCCTATGTTTATTACCCTAACTCTAGCTTTGGTCCATCTTAAACTCACCCTAACTCTCACTTAACCCTCTCAAACCCTACTATCCACACCTCTGCCTCTTCTACAAATTTCATTAACCTTTATATTGCATATTATATGTCCAAACACAACTGTAGCCACCTTATTTCCATTACTTTGACGCCTTTGTGTTATTTTCAAAACCTTCACTAGCTTGCTTTCTTACATGTAAGCTTCCATACATTAGTGCCTGTGTCAATATTACAACTGCTACTATCATGGATATTAAGTTATAATACTTAACTATAATCCTAACCTAGCAAAAATTTGGGTTCGATCAAGTTTTCAAGTTAAGCACTCAACTATTAATCAAATGAAGTTTAGGGCTACTCTACAATGATCTATCGGACAACAAGTTGTCTCGAGTAAGGAGTTGTAAGTTCCTATATTGGGCTAACGTTAATTCCAACTTGTTCATATGCTTAGATCTACATGTATTCATGATCATAGGTTGCCTTCTAGCAATAATTTGAATGGATGTAAAGTTTGGTATTTATATTTATCCATGTGTTCAACCTTCTAATGAAATGAAGCATGACTTGTTATTTTCAAAGTCCATCCTCTATGCCTTCCTTTGCTTTCTATCTTGACACAATCCTATCAACCACACTTCCATCTTCGACCTTGTAATAACAAAGCAACAACAAATGACCTTGGTTTCTGTTTGTTGGCAGCACCAGTACTTCACCACCTTTAATCAATCACCATCACAAGTCCCTTCGTCATAACTTTTCATGCCCATGATTATCATCATTCAACCACTACTACATTCCACCATCTCTCCTAACTCCCCTTCACTTTTCTCATACTTTTATCAATGGTGGTCTAGAAGGGTTGTAATCAAGAAATATCTAGGTCTGGGTTTTCATAATCATTATCTTCTTCAACTAGTGATGCTCGGCAAGAGTTAAAACTAGGAAGTATGATAAGGGTCCAAGATTAGATTTCAGATAAAGAAGGACCAAAGAGAATATATAATTACTATATGGCAATTGATTTTGGGACCAAAGAAGTTTGCTTAGTGAACAAATGACAACTTAGTCTCCATGAGAAAAAGTTTGGTTAGcatagaagagagagaaaattaatGATTGAAGGTATCTTCCAATGATAGAAACAAATGGAATTGACACTCCTAGTTTCTACCTTTTCCCAATGCAAATGGATGGCTCAAATAGAgttcttaatttttagtttATTATTAGACTCAATATTGAAGCCTCactcatcaaaaagggagaaatGGTTATATTGCACCACTCCCTAAAATGAGGAGAATGATTTGGGTTCAAATCTTTATAGACTATTTCTAAAttgtcaaatcaaaaatttttacTTGGAGGTGCTCCTACTATTATTCTAAAAAAAGtactttaaaaaatagaaaccaTTTCAAAACTACAAAAATAATTGGATGTTCAAGAAAAAGGAGCTTACATATTATTGATATATGTTGGGGCAAACTCATAAAAACATAGAAGAGAGTAAACTATAATGGGGGAGAAACTAAAAAAACTTTATTATATTTGGCCACACCAGTACAAATAAACATCGAACTCATCAACTAGATAAATATAAGAGATAATGATGGACTGATCTACAATCAGCCAAACTAATCCAAGGATGGAGATAAACTAGAAATCTGGATTAACTTCAACAATACACAATCCAATATCAAGTTTTCAAAATGAAAGGTTATTGGTTACCTTGCTCAAAAGATGGTTGAAAAGAGATATTTGTATCTATTGTTTATAGGCTTTGAAATGACTCTACCAACTGTGACAACTATAGTTGAAACAGCTTTTTCTACAACTAGTTAGGCTAtgtatgcatatacatataaaaTTAGCCAAAAACTAGCACAAAGTAAAAAAAGATCCAGAGGagagagaaattaatttgaagtttcataaccttcttaataaaaaatgaatatgaCAATCAATTTAACATGTAATTAGCACTTTTCTTtatgtaaaatatatattatttgtcatttttcttaaaaaaattatttgttaaAGTTGGAAGTTTTCTTTAATATGCTCAAAGTATTATCCGGCAATTATGACCACTCATATAATGCATAAAACACTGTAAcattgagaaaaatatttttatttatacttactTGTTTAAATAATTCTATTACTTAATCTCATGGGTGGCTTTTAAAGTTGGATATAATTATTCAATGTTATATCATTGCATTTTTTGGGGGATAACTAAAATTATAGTTGTTGTCCTATAAGCTAAGTTTCTAGGCTTTAGTTACATTATGCTATTACTATAACAAAGTGGTACAGGAAATGATCATCTActatataattataaaaaaaaactaaggatGAACAGATTTAAAGATTAAGCATGATCTTTCCAATAATTgagaaaatatagaaaaaatataTGCTTTATATTCCAATAATATGTCTAATAAACATATTTATCCAATAAAGACACCCTCTAAACTTTTACATTGTCCCACTCACATCTTCTCTACTTTTGTGTCGGTTCCACTGACACCTCTTCTACTTTTTAAATAGTTCCACTAATGCACCCGTCTTCTTTCATTCTATTGTTGCGACACCCCTCTACTTTTTAAGTTGTTGCAAACACACATAGTTTAGCCTTAAAAAAACCCTAATATAACAACGTTGGTGTAGCCTTTTAATCAACCAGTAAACAAGCATGCACATGGTTCCACTTGATGCCTAGGTACCAGAACTATTGAAAAAGCAATGAATGGGGCATACAAATCATAGAAAATGGACTACAATCCATAGGCATAGAATCAAAAAATTCTCTAAAGAAGGATACCAATTATTAAACCCTAAGTATCAAAAGAGGGACTACAACACACCACATACTAATCCAAGAGGATCTCCAAACTCAATGTCAACCACTTTAGCCTCCATGCAAAGGTCCTTCCCTATGCTCCtccacttttttattttttatttttttgtaatttctaGTTGGCTGCCTGGCCCAACTGAAATA
It includes:
- the LOC103715350 gene encoding acylphosphatase, which codes for MPPSACIPRKTQGKGTVLMPISLSNGPFPRAASFFSRSLHPHITLGRNRASQNLAMNTFAAAATPPMPPSTKKTVKVVIKGRVQGVFFRDWTVQNARELGLNGWVRNRRDGSVEALFSGDPNAVNEMVEKRCRVGPPAAAVTALNAFPSNEDPGQGFERKPTM